A genomic segment from Thermincola ferriacetica encodes:
- a CDS encoding DNA polymerase thumb domain-containing protein has protein sequence MYTVAHIYTGLKYRNDGYKNFTREALDMLANFSPRAEIYKDREFFLDLTGAKNVHKILEDLTELLTPAYCDTMVISVACTKLTSRACSLAVVNMPKKYIGTLPVTLKVVNKNVILATVGPDEKNFWSLLPVHLLWPLDNRLIRQLQFLGLNSCKQVQEISLAELARHFGSQAHFIYRYCRGIDYERVRSVTGSDRQLMRHYPLRGCADRLQWDLLFRQAADSLAAELSARLEGFRELKLIVQDEDHRIKTAAKKFNRVLFTSSAIQTNLHLLINRLSLSGPLRSIMICLQGITPVPAQQTELFAEKALAKPQAKPAREKLAEVIENLNRKYPSQPVSLGGLLTISRREKMLQLWDPYRFTKEKVKMLGETYR, from the coding sequence TTGTACACCGTAGCCCATATCTATACCGGCTTAAAATATCGCAACGATGGTTACAAAAATTTTACCCGGGAAGCGCTGGACATGCTGGCCAACTTTTCTCCCAGAGCGGAAATTTACAAAGACAGGGAATTTTTTCTCGACCTGACCGGTGCAAAAAATGTTCACAAAATTTTGGAAGATTTAACCGAATTGCTGACGCCTGCCTATTGTGATACCATGGTTATTTCCGTTGCCTGCACAAAACTTACGTCCAGGGCCTGCTCACTGGCGGTGGTAAACATGCCAAAAAAATATATCGGGACCCTGCCGGTAACGTTGAAGGTAGTTAATAAAAATGTCATCCTGGCCACGGTCGGTCCGGATGAAAAAAACTTTTGGTCTCTTCTCCCTGTTCATTTGCTTTGGCCGTTAGATAACCGGCTTATCCGACAACTGCAGTTTTTGGGGCTGAACAGTTGTAAACAGGTACAGGAAATTTCCCTAGCAGAACTGGCCCGGCATTTTGGCAGCCAGGCCCATTTCATTTACCGGTACTGCCGTGGCATTGATTATGAACGGGTTCGTTCCGTTACAGGTTCAGACAGGCAGTTAATGAGGCATTACCCTTTGCGAGGATGTGCTGACAGACTGCAGTGGGATCTGCTGTTCCGCCAGGCCGCCGACAGCCTGGCCGCGGAACTTTCCGCCCGGCTGGAAGGTTTCCGGGAGTTAAAACTGATCGTTCAGGATGAAGACCATCGGATAAAAACAGCAGCCAAGAAATTTAACCGCGTCCTATTTACTTCTTCGGCAATTCAAACCAATTTACACCTGTTGATAAACCGGCTGAGTTTGTCCGGCCCCCTGCGCAGCATCATGATTTGCCTGCAGGGGATCACCCCGGTCCCGGCACAACAGACAGAACTGTTTGCCGAAAAGGCGCTCGCCAAACCGCAAGCAAAACCGGCCCGGGAAAAACTGGCTGAGGTTATTGAAAACCTGAACCGCAAATATCCTTCGCAACCGGTAAGCCTCGGAGGACTGTTAACCATCAGCAGGCGGGAAAAAATGCTGCAGTTGTGGGACCCTTACCGTTTTACCAAAGAAAAGGTGAAAATGCTTGGGGAAACTTATCGATAG
- a CDS encoding DNA polymerase III subunit alpha, giving the protein MSFVHLHVHTPFSFLDGAGKIEDLIAKAVEMGCPAIAMTDHNNLCGAVKFHQLATAAGIKPIIGTEITMQDGHHLTLLARNPLGYANLCRILTDGHLNSPRGYPTVKLSTLAKHCRDIIILSGCRMGKIPSLILRGRFREALNTAAEYLHLFGRSNFFLELQPPLLPGSQALNNYLTQLAEQLKMDIVATNNVHYCTKEGFPVHDLLTCIRTLTKLKDVHPERRLNAENDLKSPAEMANLFYQYPRAVHNTLMIADQCAPALELGEKIFPSFQVPSGEPAAAYLRRLTYEGARKRYGRLTRAITERLEHELDIICRLGYEDYFLLVWDLVDYAKKQKIRYAGRGSAADSAVAYCLFITEVDSINRGLLFERFMSLERAQKPDIDIDFDSRYRDRVADYLYKKYGSNRVAGVCTYNTFRARSAFRDLGKAMDFPAEEIDLIAKRLPFIRADQIDLALEKFPELREGGLPLEKYRQLFGYCAAVSGFPRFISTHLGGIVVSRDPLVNLTPLQKAAKGIVVSQFDKEYIEDLGLVKLDLLSLRTMSVVENATLTIRAENPEFDYETIPLNDKATYELLNTGQTIGVFQLESPAQRALQSRLQASCLEDIVASVALIRPGPIKGNMVEPFIARRHGKEPVSYLHPKLKPILEKTYGVVLFQEQVIEIATVIAGFTPGEADRLRRVMTHARSHEDMLGIGREFVAKAIANGISKEIAETIFGYIVGYASYGFCEAHAAAFATTAYKTAYLVKHYPAEYYAAILSHQPMGFYGSNTICVEARRRGINILPPDINLSQLDFTVEKGNIRISLSQVKGMKASVLDNILTERNIAPFSGIDDFLNRVKIDRALLTHLILCGAFDSLHSNRKQLLWWVNQQKTFKLQKEERVCQNGSLPVNLPWPEIADYSEVEKFNWEYKILGIDVRRHYMSYWRAYLDKHGFTNSLKIKSLPHGTKVKVAGLPIRPHRPPTRSGKVAVFLSLEDEFGLVDVTLFEKTYQKFGNIIFSRPTPPLQIYGTLQRRGNGVSIIAHQVRTL; this is encoded by the coding sequence GTGTCTTTTGTGCACTTACACGTCCATACCCCTTTTTCTTTTCTGGATGGAGCCGGCAAAATCGAAGATTTAATAGCCAAAGCGGTGGAAATGGGTTGTCCGGCTATAGCCATGACTGACCATAACAACCTTTGCGGCGCCGTAAAATTTCACCAATTGGCCACCGCTGCCGGAATTAAGCCCATAATTGGCACAGAAATTACCATGCAAGACGGCCATCACCTGACTCTGCTGGCCCGTAACCCGCTGGGCTATGCCAACTTATGCCGGATCCTGACCGATGGCCATTTAAATAGTCCAAGAGGTTATCCGACAGTAAAGCTGTCCACCCTTGCAAAACATTGCCGGGATATAATTATCCTTTCCGGATGCCGGATGGGAAAAATTCCTTCCTTAATATTGCGGGGCAGGTTCCGGGAAGCCCTAAATACAGCCGCCGAATACCTGCATCTGTTTGGCCGGTCTAATTTCTTTTTGGAACTGCAGCCGCCACTGCTGCCCGGTTCCCAGGCCTTAAATAATTACCTGACGCAATTGGCCGAACAGTTAAAAATGGATATTGTGGCTACCAACAACGTTCATTATTGTACAAAGGAAGGCTTTCCCGTCCATGACTTGCTGACCTGTATCCGGACCCTGACTAAACTGAAAGATGTTCACCCTGAACGCCGTTTAAACGCAGAAAACGACCTGAAATCACCGGCAGAAATGGCAAATTTGTTTTATCAATACCCCCGGGCCGTCCACAATACCCTTATGATTGCCGACCAGTGTGCCCCCGCCCTGGAACTGGGTGAAAAGATTTTCCCTTCTTTTCAGGTCCCTTCCGGCGAACCGGCCGCCGCTTACTTAAGGCGGCTTACTTACGAAGGAGCCCGGAAAAGATATGGCCGCCTTACCCGGGCCATTACGGAGCGCCTGGAGCATGAACTTGATATCATCTGTCGCCTGGGTTACGAAGATTATTTCCTGTTGGTCTGGGATTTGGTTGATTATGCGAAAAAACAGAAAATCAGATACGCCGGCCGGGGTTCTGCGGCCGATTCAGCGGTCGCTTACTGCCTTTTTATCACAGAGGTGGACTCTATCAACCGCGGCCTTCTTTTTGAACGTTTTATGAGCCTGGAAAGGGCCCAAAAGCCTGATATAGACATTGACTTTGACTCCCGTTACCGGGACCGGGTGGCTGATTACCTATACAAAAAATATGGCAGCAACAGAGTGGCCGGTGTCTGTACCTACAATACTTTCCGGGCCCGGTCGGCTTTCCGTGACCTGGGCAAAGCCATGGACTTTCCCGCAGAAGAAATCGATTTAATCGCCAAAAGGCTGCCCTTCATCCGCGCCGACCAGATAGACCTGGCCCTGGAAAAATTCCCGGAGCTTCGCGAGGGGGGGCTCCCCCTCGAAAAGTACAGGCAGCTTTTTGGTTACTGTGCAGCAGTATCAGGTTTCCCCCGTTTTATCAGCACCCACCTGGGAGGCATCGTGGTCAGCAGGGACCCCCTGGTTAACCTAACCCCCTTGCAGAAAGCAGCCAAGGGAATTGTCGTAAGCCAGTTTGACAAGGAATATATTGAAGATTTGGGGTTGGTAAAACTGGATTTGCTCTCTTTACGCACCATGTCAGTGGTAGAAAATGCTACCTTGACCATCAGGGCGGAAAACCCGGAATTTGACTACGAAACCATTCCTCTTAACGACAAGGCCACCTATGAACTTTTAAACACAGGCCAAACAATAGGCGTTTTTCAATTGGAAAGCCCCGCCCAAAGAGCCCTGCAGAGCCGGCTACAGGCCTCCTGCCTGGAAGATATCGTAGCCAGCGTGGCTTTAATCAGGCCCGGCCCTATTAAAGGGAATATGGTGGAACCTTTTATCGCCCGCCGCCACGGCAAAGAACCCGTTTCCTATTTACACCCCAAATTAAAGCCGATCCTGGAAAAAACCTATGGCGTAGTCCTGTTCCAGGAACAGGTTATAGAAATAGCCACAGTAATTGCCGGTTTCACGCCCGGAGAAGCTGATCGCCTGCGCCGGGTCATGACTCACGCCCGCTCGCACGAAGACATGCTGGGCATTGGCCGGGAATTTGTGGCTAAAGCAATTGCCAATGGAATAAGCAAAGAAATAGCGGAAACCATTTTCGGTTATATTGTGGGGTATGCCAGTTACGGATTTTGCGAAGCCCATGCTGCCGCTTTTGCCACCACGGCATATAAAACTGCTTATCTGGTTAAGCATTATCCCGCTGAATACTACGCAGCTATCCTCAGCCACCAGCCTATGGGTTTTTATGGCAGCAATACTATTTGCGTGGAAGCCCGGCGCCGGGGGATAAATATCCTGCCTCCGGACATAAACTTAAGCCAGCTGGATTTTACCGTAGAAAAAGGAAATATTCGCATATCTTTAAGCCAGGTTAAAGGAATGAAGGCTTCTGTCCTTGATAACATACTGACCGAACGAAATATTGCCCCTTTTTCCGGTATCGACGATTTTTTAAACCGGGTAAAAATCGACAGAGCGCTGCTGACCCACCTGATTTTATGCGGTGCTTTTGACTCGCTACATTCAAACAGGAAACAGCTTCTCTGGTGGGTTAACCAACAGAAAACATTTAAACTGCAAAAAGAAGAACGGGTTTGCCAAAACGGAAGCTTACCGGTAAATCTGCCCTGGCCGGAAATCGCTGACTACTCGGAAGTGGAGAAATTCAACTGGGAGTATAAGATTTTGGGTATTGATGTACGCAGGCACTATATGAGCTACTGGCGGGCTTACCTTGATAAGCACGGTTTTACAAACAGTTTGAAAATAAAATCCCTGCCCCACGGAACAAAGGTCAAGGTGGCGGGCCTACCTATCCGTCCTCACCGCCCGCCCACAAGGTCCGGTAAAGTTGCCGTTTTTCTATCCCTGGAAGACGAATTTGGCCTGGTGGATGTTACCCTCTTCGAAAAGACCTATCAGAAATTCGGCAATATAATTTTCAGCAGGCCGACGCCTCCGCTGCAAATCTACGGTACCCTGCAACGCCGTGGTAACGGAGTCAGTATCATAGCCCACCAGGTCAGAACCTTGTAA
- a CDS encoding DUF6504 family protein, with protein sequence MGKLIDRPIAVNYNAEKGPVSICFDGNVLRVAEILEIWKDTGAWWDGEGEKTFFRIQTENQGLWEIYRENTEWYLYKIYD encoded by the coding sequence TTGGGGAAACTTATCGATAGACCTATTGCTGTAAATTATAACGCCGAAAAAGGCCCGGTAAGCATATGCTTCGATGGTAACGTCCTGCGGGTAGCGGAAATTCTGGAAATCTGGAAAGATACGGGGGCATGGTGGGATGGCGAAGGAGAAAAAACTTTTTTCCGAATCCAAACAGAAAACCAGGGCCTTTGGGAAATATACCGCGAAAACACAGAATGGTATTTATATAAAATATATGATTAG